A stretch of DNA from Cottoperca gobio chromosome 18, fCotGob3.1, whole genome shotgun sequence:
GAAGTCAAAGCATGGCTTCAGCCCATACATTCTCAGATAAACAATATAGTTCTGTCCAGGCAACCAGGAAACCACAAAAGATAGGGAATCCCCACCTTTGTTCTGTTTGACGAGGAGTGACAGTTATATGTTGAACCGTATTtgttcttcatttaaaaatTGCAAAGTTCTTCAATTTGATGGTGAATAGTAACAGTTCCGCATCCGATCAAACACAGGGTGGGTGGGCTGCTGATGGGCACTGACAGATGGAGTAGCATACAGGAAGTCACCGTGTTACTGCCAAGCCTTGCCAACGGGATGGACTCAATGGCTTCCGCCTATTGGTGAACCTGTTTAGTAATGTTCTCACTTTTCCTCACCCGCCCCCCTCATCCGTTCTTCTCACAATGCCTGGAAGTAGCCGAGACCtacatctccctctctgttttcttAATCGTTGTTTTCCTTTAtggttttttccttttttaaagtttttttttacaaagcaCACAATTGATCGGACCTCCATCCAAACAAATACAAGCACAAGGACACGCGCACAAGCTTTACACCCCATGCACATACACTTTACTTCCTTTTGCAAAGGATTTAAATCCAAACATGGTCATGTTGTCtgatttttatttcatgtttgacacattttctcttcataaAACTTATCTATAAAAGACTATTTGACTATTTTCCAAGTTGCAGCTCAACACAAATGTCCTGGGTCCAAGCACTAGTTTCAGTTAATGCATTTACACCCCAGCGAAgtatctcctttttttttttactatagaTACAGTGCTCTACAATACCGTACCCATTCTTTCCCCACACACTGTTTACACTGTCTGACATTATAGAAAGAACCACTTATCTCCTCCTTCTTcaattctttctttcctttgatGTGAAGGAAATACAGTTCTCTGCGAACCCAAGGCTGCACTGAGGATGAGGTGACTTCACTTGTTTTTGAGTTATTCATGACCTCTGAGCCCTTGTCCCCTCGCTACATTACCCCCCTCCATCTCAATTCCTCCTCCCTTGTCCCCTGCTTGCTTTATTATTGACGGATGTCCTGCGCAGGCGTTTTCATCCATGTCTCTGAGCAGCTTTGCAGGATGCatacagaagtgtgtgtgtgtgtgtgtgtgtgtagggcagTTCCTGCACATCTGTCGGCTGCATTTCTCTCAGTCGGGGCGGGGTAAAGGTTGTTTTTCAGCACCAGGAGAAGGTGTCTACCATCGAGAACGATCGATTTGGTCTTGCTTCCTTCCTTGTGGTCCTCATAGCACGACGCCTCTGCTCTCAGGCAGCGAGCCAGAAGCTTCCGGACACTGTTGTGGAGCACTCACCAATGCCCTGAACTCGTCAACTCAGCAATGACACAGTTTCTCTTTGCAACTAGAAATGAGCTTGTGCACCAACATATGAGAGAAAACCTCCCTCGATAAGATAGAATCTCAATGATGAGGGCACAGCTTGTTTATCCAACAATACGTTGGTTTTCCAGCTTCCTCTCGGGGGGCTTCCTCTGTCCTGGAGAGGGGTGAAGGGGAGGAAAGCGTTGGTGGGGGAAGACCGATGGCTTAGTCCTGGATAACCAGGCGCGTACCGCCTCTCCCCAAGGGTcctcatatatattttttcaacgtggcacaaaaacacactatgCTTTCCTGCCATTACTTCGCTCGGAGCTATGGGGGTTTAGAAAAACTAATAGGCCACTAAAAATACTTGCAGCCTGGGCCAGGGCTTTTCCTGCGTTGCTTCCAGTGTTAAGCGTGGGCCATTGAGGAAAGAGGAAGTGAGCAGTCCTGGTTGTAAGGGTGCTTCCTGCACGACATTATAAAGAGTTCCCTCCCTTCAGCCTCCCCTTACAGTGCTGTTCAGAGCCAGTGGAGACTGCGGGTGAGCCCCTGCTCCACGTCTTTGATTGTAGACCGAACACTGAGCCGGGGGGGTTTGACGTCACGTTAGTTCTCGTCCCTGCTGGTCGGGGTGAGTTGGAAAATTATTTTCTCAGTATagttgtgttaaatgtgttctgCTAGCTTGCTTGCTTggattggttttatttttttaatcctttCTTGATTTACATATTTGAGTTTGTCAGATGAGGATATCCATACATTGTTTTCAGTGACTACAAGGTCGATTACAAATTGGTTGAATTTGAGATTTGTCTGCAGAATTTGCTGCATTTTGCATCTCCCTTGATATCTGTGGTCATGTGGGAAGTAAAGCTGAAGTATTCATATTAAAGAGTAGATGTTTCTTGTATTTTTCTCACCCAGGTACGAGTAGGGAGCTGGTCTCACCTAACAGATGTGTCTGGGACACTCCAGCCTATTTATTCAATCACTCACGTATAGGTAGGTCATTATTGTGCATCGtaattcaaacattcaaaattaCAATTCATGCATTGTGGATTCAAATGAAGTGCATTGGCTGGTTGCTTCATGTATAATGCCTTCTGTACAGATACAGATGATGGAAGTATTGAAAGGATACAGGGTGGACAGAGTGCAAGAGATGAGGCCTGCTGCACCGGCCGAGGGATACGTAAAGGAGTTCACCCGCCACTCCAACGACGTGCTGCTGAACCTGAACGAACTCCGGCATCGCAACATCCTGACTGACACCACCCTGGTTGTCGGCAACGTGCACCTACGGGCGCACTGTGCAGTGCTCGTGGCCTGCAGGTTGGTGCATCTACACAAAATAGTCCCTCTGGAGGAGTCCTAACCTTTTCTCTAATTGGGGCCGTTTTCAAAGGAGTATTTATTTGCGTCTCTGTGTTCCTTTCCGCTCTTCCTGTAGTTGCCACATAGCTGTTTTTTGTCCCTCTAATGTTGTCTTCCCTTCACTTTTCCTGCTTTCCACTTGAGTCATCCATTGtcctcttcttcccttctcttctccACCATTTCTGCCTTGGCTCCCTGATTTAAAACACTGGATGATGCAAATGAAAACTCCGATCAATTTGACCTCAAATATTACCTTAAATgttctgtctgtccctctcttctctcagtgGGTTCTTCTACTCGCTGTACTCCCGCCGCGTGTTGCTTCAGGGGCGTGGTGGCAGCGGGGAGCAGCTCATGACAGTGTCTCTCCCCAACACCTTGGACCCATCCTGCGTCTCTCTGCTGCTCGACTTCATGTACACCTCCCGCCTCCCCCTGACACCGAGCATCGTCACCGGGGTCCTTACCGTTGCAACCTACCTGCAGATGGACCATGTGGCCGATACCTGCCGGGATTTCATGCAGCTGCACTGGTGAGGGGACCGCGAAGAACaaattgtattacatttaatatgcGATCTTGCTTGACTTGAATGGTTGACAGGTTCTTCGTTTTTCAGCAGGGAGAATATGAGTGCAGGACACCCTCAACTGGAGCTGGACTCCAGGGTGTCTGTAGCCTCTGTAGCCCCCAAAGGAGGGGACCTGCCCAATCCAGGACCCCAGAGATTACTCCCAGCAAGGTAGGAGGATTATGTGTGTAATTGAAAAGGATTGAACGAGCTGAAGGTGGCATAAAGTGCTCTGAGGGTGTGACTGTTAGTGGGTTTTTGTTTACAGATTGTCACAAGTGTTGCTGCTGTGGTCTGTGTGCGTTTGTCTGTTGACAGGTTTAGCTCATTACTGCACTTCCTTTGTTTCTCCTGCAGGGTCCCTGCGGAGGTTGGAGGCTCTCTCAAGCCGGGGGCTTTCCCAACCTACCAGCCCGGGTCAAAGGAGTTAAAAGGAGAGTGTGAATCGCCCCTCACGGGCACCCCGACTCCATCTCCAGACAGCCCCGCCCGCTCCAGCTGCCAACCAAACTCTCCAGCAGAATCCAACACCTGCAACAAAAACCTTGTGGTGAGTTTAAAGACGATTCAAATTTCATGTCGGTTTCTTTTGGTCAGTTTTGCATTTAAACTGAAGTAATTGACCGGGCTTCGTTTATTTCTCCAGAGTGATATCAAAGCCACGCCAGATCCAAAGGCTTGCAATTGGaaaaaatacaagtacattGTCCTCAACCCTCTCTGTGCAGCCGCCACGgtgaaagaagaggagatggaggaacCGCAAAGTCACACATCACCCGTTGTCGACAGGATGGGTTCGACACCCAAAGCAACAGAAGCGTGGTCTGGAGAAGTGCCTGGTCAGATTGATAGGTAAACTGGAGTAATGAGAATTatgagacgagagaggagaaaTAAGACTTGAGTTTTTGCTAATATGGAATTATGAACGTTTCTTCACCAGACAGGGGCAGGCCTCCTGCTACGAGGGTTCTGGCCGAGCCCCTCCCCTCGGGCCACCCCCCTCTGTGGATCACCCAATTGTGCCTCAAACTCACAAGGAGGGAGCAGGTATAAGCCAAACCTCTTTCATATTGCAGACTGAATTTTAATCTTACAATTTATTCAGACGTATTTATGTTAATATTTTGTCTGCTTCCTCAGCCCCACCTGGCACCATTTTCCAAAACTTGCCCCCCACTGATTCCGAGGCTGCCCAACATTCAATCAAGCGTGAGAACTACTATGTGCCCTACTGTTATTCTGGCAACCTTCAAGGAACCAAGACGGTCAGCTCAGGTGAGGCTATGAAAACAAATTAATCTATTTCCCATTCTCTTTCTTTAAAACCAGTACCTGACTATGACATTTGCCCCAGCAGGTGACAAGCCGTACCGCTGTAATGTGTGCAGCGCCCAGTTCAACCGACCAGCCAACCTGAAGACTCACTCTCGTATCCACTCGGGAGAGAAGCCGTACCGCTGTGACACCTGTGGCGCAAGATTTGTTCAGGTGAGGTTGCACTCAAGtgtttttctcatactgtctgtttgcatatattgtattgttgtattctcagtttgtgggttggtaggcaCTTTAAAtacccaaatgtatgtgcatgatatgtcccctttaaaacaTGGCGCCAATCTGTGATGTTTGAGGGTTTAGGctgatacattatatataaaaacaaatcttatcACAATTCTCAACCTGTTTGTTTGGTTCTTCCTGGTGTCAGGTTGCCCATCTCAGGGCCCACGTTCTGATCCACACAGGGGAGAAACCATACCCCTGCAACACCTGTGGCACCCGCTTCCGCCACCTGCAGACGCTGAAGAGCCATCTGCGCATTCACACTGGAGAGAAGCCTTACACTGTGagtttgaaacacacacacacacacacacacacactgtccgtTTGGATCAATGCCATATTTCATGTAGCGTTTAACACACAGACAATTGCATCACGCCACTGGTGTTAAATCTGTTGACCTTTTGTTTTTCCAGTGTGAGAAGTGCGACTTACACTTCCGCCACAAGAGTCAGCTGCGTCTTCACCTGCGCCAGAAACATGGGGCCGTCACCAACACGAAGATCCGCTACAAGGTCCTGACTGAGCCCTACCCGCCGATTCTGCAGGCCTGCTGAAGACGTCTGACCTTGTTCAGGTCCAGCATGTTGAAAAtgagaaattaattaattaacttcAGCAATTTTTTATTATGAGGTGGTCATTTCTGGTGGGTAACTGACCAGCTTGGACATCATGGGAAAAGTTAGAATGGAGTTTGTTTGGAGGAAGAAACATTTTGTGGGATGAGGTTTGGAGCTTGGAGATGATTATTAGTATGAATCAATGGGGTTTATTAGAAATCCTGGTGGAGACGGTGttaagaaaagtgtttttgaagGTTTGTGAAGGGTTAGAAAGAAGGTGAACGAAACAtggaaagaaaggtgaaatatCTTGGGATGTATCTAAACTGAATTATGAAGAAGTATGAGTATGTAAACGGTTTGAACCAAAGATGGAAAGATACGTTTTATGACGGACAGGTGGTGAATGTTGGAGTCTTTGTAGTAAGTTAAATCATAGCATTTGTGTTAAGACTGAAGATGttctcattaaatgtgtatttatcttGACCTTGAGGCCTGGGGCCTGCGTGTTGTTAGAAAAGTATGCAGTGATATCTGCTTTTATAGTCCGAGCAGGCAAAGGACTTAGTCATCTTGTACTGAGTGTAAAGTatagaaaatgaaatgatgtattgtttttttgaCATGAACAATTTCAAAAAGATGACTGTAAGCAATTGgataagtaataatattattacatttgtatgtgtatGAGTTCATTTGCTGGACAAAGATGGTTTTGTactaaattaaatcatttttttatGAATTGGATCTTTGGTGTTTAGCGTCCATTTAATATCGTACTCTGACATAAGTCATATCTAAAAAGATATTAATATTGGTCGTATGAAAATGCACACAAAACCCATTTTTCAGCTCTTTCAGCACCCTGTTCTCTCTGCCACACTTCCCTCCTTCAACCTTTCTCCTCCCTGGACTTCCTTCCTCTCATTAACACACTCTTTCTACCCATGAATCACGTCTTCTGTTCAGTCAAACCTGTCCCGCCATTTTacagattttgttttgttttggttgctTTTGTGGAAACAATGAAGCCGAGGGCACCTGTTTCCTCCTAATACTGGGTACTCACACTACCAGCCGACAACACGTGTGCGAGCCCGCTGCTGCTTCCTGaaggtgaggaggggggggtgaCTGCGGAGGGGCCCTCAGACTCCTGCTGAACTCTCCCACCCCCTGTCATCCCCACTTCCTGCTCCCTGATGAGTTGTGGCTAGCTGGACTTATTGTCCGAGCTCAGCAGACAAACGTTGGAAGTCTGACGGGACTTTCCAAccttcaccctcctcctccagtgaaaacaaagaaaacatgacaTGTAGTCTTTCCCCCTCATCAATTTGTCGTCAATGAGACCCTGTCAGGGGGGTCTCCCCACAAATCCGTTCTCTAAACTCACAAAGAGTGAGAAAAGAGGTCTTCTCTGGAGGATATGATTTCATAAAGTACATTCTTCCACTGCAAACATTTAGGTGATTTCATtgaaactgcaaaaacaaattgtaaaaagATTACTCCTTGATTCCTATAATTAATTTGATTGTGCCAATTTGTTTTGAAGGAGGCTAAATGTATCCACCAAATCTATCCTGTTGCCTTCAAGCACCCATCTGTGTACAACGCAGATTACACAAAGCAGCTACATATGACTCATAAAGTGTTGGATAATATTCTGCCACAGGTTTGTTGCAATTTGATTAAATCCATTAAGGGAATATGCACTATGTAAGCAactgaaataatgaaatgataaaGGAAATGTAACTAGATTGTGACACTGGGTCCTCTCCTTCAAGATTGGTTCCTTATAATTAGATTTTATATTATGCTTTAGTGGCAATCCTTGGCACATTTGCAACTAAACAAATGTCACGCTGTGAACATTAGCTTTGCTATGTAAACAAAAGCTCTGCAATAAATTCTACCTTAACGGAGGTTATAAAGCTCAGTTGTCGGAAAGGTGTAAATTcaattatacagtatgtgttttattgtcatGGTTAAAGGTGGTGTTGTTCTTGACTGCAGTGTATAGAGAGGAGTCATTTTTTGTCCTTCATATGTAATATTGGCGTGACATGAAGATGAGCAGTATGTATGACCTTAATGCTAAACCAtatcatttaattgaattaaacaAAAGAACATTATAGGCGTCATAAAAGTAGACAGAACAGTTGAATTAGTGTGCATTAGACTCTACACGTGTACCTaacagtgtgtgtactgttCAAGACCTACACAATTCCATTTGCACTAACAATCTACACACTTCAAGTCAATATATCACAAAAACCTTAAAGCAGTTTCGATGCAATTGACATTTCTCGACCTTGTGGTTGCCTCCCTCTAGTGTCAGACATGTGGGATGACTGTTGACTGATCTATTTCACCTCACTCTGCCTTGTCTCTTTCATTTCTGCCCTCCTGGCCTCgcagtgttgatgttttttggCACTGTTATATGCTGTGATCATATAACAGTGCTAACAAACAAGTATGTTTTGTTAATGCTGCATGTTACCTAATGTTATGTTGCCTCAAGCTGTGCACTCGTGTTTCCTATAATGAAGGGGAACAGACAGTCTCATCATCTCAAAGGAAAGTCTGTACTCAACATGCACATTTTCCAACAACAGGACAGCTTTAAAGTTGTCttttcaataataaatattgtaaatgaATGTACCTGAGCATGCAGGAGGAACTTAATAAGAGGAAGATGAATACATGTAGATACTTACTAGGAACAGCTTGTACGAAATCCCTAACTAAATGTAATGGAGAGATGTTGACTGGAGAAAATTAATCATTTACAGcaagctgtgttttgtgtttattttctttgtcctCTTTTATGGTCATTCTTTCtttaaatatcaataaatattaaaaactttAGTGGAGGAAAAATGTATATGgcatcatttataaaaaaaaaaaaaggctaacCACAAGTGTTCGCGCGTGAGTTATTATCCAGGCTTTATATGCTGATCACGAACGCCCCATGAAGACTGCGCATGCGTACTGCGAACTCCATGCTGTATAGTGACATGAACTTTTCCCCTGCATCTCGGAGGGACTTGCTGTCAATGTGCTGTTTGCATAGTGAACTTGGAGACTGTGGACAATGTGCAGCTCCGGAGACAGCTGACAGACGGAAGGTGAGTACTGCCAAATTAACCTGAAGCTTATTTTTTTAGCATGTAAACAGTTTACTAACCCTAACGCACGGATGTTGACACTTGTGCCGAGACGGCTTAACGGTTTCGGTTAGTCACGGGTTATGAAACGGTTAATTTCTCACATTAAACGTTAACATTACGTCACTCAAACCGCTACAAACACCTTGCTAGCAATAGTTGaagaactatttaaaacactccGAAATACATTATCAGTATATCAGCTAAATATGTTAATATAGTTGCGAacattatgtgttttttatgtcaAATACAGCCGGTTGACAACCAGTGCGCACGCGCAGTGTTAAGATACGTCATATACGTGCTTTATGATTGGAGAGGCGCGCACTGGAAACTGCATGTGTCTCCAGTGCGCGTTCCCGCCACTCTACCTGTTCACGGCtgtgtaattaattaatgataTGAGGCGGCAGCTGATTGGAGGAAAGGCAGGTGTGAGCGTGAGGTTCATACAATCAATGCACGTGTATCATTTGGCTTTGTGGCAAACTAATCAAACATCTTCATACTGGATTGGAGCACAATTTGCATAGGTAAAGTTAAGCTTTTCTTACCATGTTGACTTCTTCCTCtcattgtcaacaaatcaaaaATCACCCTGACTACAGCACATAACATACCTGCTGCAACTCATGTGCAGGTACAGTATGTTCTCTGCCTCACCCTCCATGTCTTGAGGCAGCTCATCATGTGATCTGACCATCTATCATCTCATATGATATGCGCGTGTGTCCACAGAGGCAGGTTGTGTGTCCTGCTCCTCCGTAGCGATGACTGCTTGCGgtaagaaaaaataataataaactaaatttGAAAGTGGGGGACACGCATACTTGGGAGGACATGTCCCCAGTGGAAATTACGCCCATGATAGAGATACACAAACAGTCTTCAAGCCAATATGAAaggctgtttttaaatcattgtaTTGCTGAAAGCTTTTCCCGTTTTGATGGGATAAACTATTATTCATAACCTACTCTACAGCTTTAAGAGTTCATTTGAACAATTGGTTACACAGTGACAGTCATTCAAATACATACTTATGCAAATAGAAAACAATATCATCGGGAGGTTATGCAAATTACTGCATTGATGAAACTATGTGAAACTaatagtgaagaatgacaaGAACTTGAAAACGTCTCTGAAACAGAACAGATGAGTCAAATAATGAACCCTTACATGACACCCCCTTTAATTTTCTGTGTCACTTCTGCAGACTACTTCTGCAACATGTAGTGAAAGTCTATTAAGGAGCTTTCTTATTGACTCTTGAACATGTAACCTTTCTCACTGATCAATAAACACTTCAGCAGTCAGAGTTCCCCTCTCGCCTACATGTATCTTGTTCTCAAATGAAAGCCAATGTGTTGCACTTACGTGACACAACCTGCCTGTTGAGAATTGTGACACTTTCATTTCCTGAGGCTTATATCTTCATGTTCTCTGCGCTTCCCTTCTCTTCTAATCTCTTTACAGATAAATCTCTCTCAGGCATGACCAACCTCAAGCCCAAAGCAGAGAGCGAGCGTGAGGTTGACGCAGACGAGGGCCCGGATGGAGGATGGGGCTGGGTGCTGGTCGCCGCCCTGTTCGTCAGTACGAGCCTCGTGTTTGGCCTGATGCGTAGTTTGGGGATATTCTTCGTAGagtttgtccaatactttgatgAGAGCGCTCAGGCAATCTCTTGGATCTCGTCCACGGGCCTGGCAGCACAGCAGTTCTTCAGTAAGTCACTAATCAGCTAGTTGCAATTCCATCATCCAGGTAACGGACACGATCATGTATCATGTCACTTATTAAATATATACTAATTACACAGGACAATTGTGAAACTAAAGAGAAGCAGGACTTTTGAGACATTTGGTTTGTGTGAAAGGGGCTGCAACTCATTAACCCTTTTAACAAGCACCAGTGGGTCACTTATTACAAGCTCATGctgtgcagccaaacattgttcaaacctAGTGGAATTTAGTTATAATGGTCGTGAGGAGCCGGCAGGCTTTATGCTAATTAGTCGTGACTAATggagatgagtgtgtgtttgctttgcagGTCCTCTGGGTGCCGCACTATGTAACGCATATGATGCCCGGTTGGTGGTGATGACAGGGGGCTGTCTCGCTGGACTTGGCCTCATACTTGCCTCACAGGCCACCTGTCTTATTCACCTCTACCTCACTATGGGTCTGATTTCAGGTAACAAACAACAAGATAACTGATTTAGTTATTTTACCTCAGGGCCACATGGATTAAACATCCGCTCTTTACTTTTATGTAGACGCTTTGTAAAGCATGTCATCTTTGTTCACCTAGTTAACTGTTAACCAAGTAAATTGCAGGGGAACAAAGGGACCTCTCACTGTGGGTCCTCTTTCCCCTCCCCTACAGGTTTGGGCTGGGGGCTGGTCTTCACTCCCATGGTGGCCACAGTCATGGCTAATTTCACTCGCCGGCGCACCCTGGCGTTGGGACTGGGGTTCTCCAGCATCGGCCTCTCCTCCTTTGCTTTCAACCCACTCTtccagctgctggtggagaTGTACGCCTGGCGAGGGGCCCTCCTCATTCTCGGGGGCCTCAGCCTCAACATCGTGCCCTGCGGGGCTCTCATCCGCCCACAGCGACGCTCTAAAGCCCGAGCAAAGGTGGGACaagactgtctgtctctgttgtacCAGTTTATAAATGCACAGCAGAGAAGTTGGATCTGTTATGCCTCTGCGCCAGTCGAAGCTAGAGGCATTATGCTTTTGGGTTGTCTGTCCATACGCCTGTCCCTCCGTGGATGACGTGTTAAGTGAAGATATAAGCtcagtatttctttcttttcctccctcaCAGGTGGATTCAGAGAGCCGGTCACGTTCTGCAGTGCTGCACCGAGTCTCCAACTACCTGGAGCTGCCACTGCTCTGTGAGAGGCCTTACATCACCTACACGTTGGCCATCACTCTTCTTAACGTCGGATACTTTGTTCCATATTTCCACTTGGTGGCCCACAGCCGTCAAGCTGGCTTCTCGGAGTACCAAGCTGCGTTTGttatgtcagctgctggtgctACAGACATTTTGGGCCGCATAGTGTCAGGCTGGTTCTCAGACCTGGGTCACTTTCGGCTGATTCATTTACTGACCATGTGGACGACACTGGCAGGAGTGTTCATCATGTTGCTGCCTGTGAGCTCCTTGTCCGGCTCCTACACTGCACTGATGGTGATCAGCCTCCTCTACGGCTTCTGCTCCGGGGCGTTGACCTCTCTGGTCTTCGCGGTAGTGCCTATGATTGTGGGTGTGGAGCGCATGATGGGGGGCCTCGGGCTGCTGCAACTTAT
This window harbors:
- the bcl6b gene encoding B-cell CLL/lymphoma 6 member B protein → MMEVLKGYRVDRVQEMRPAAPAEGYVKEFTRHSNDVLLNLNELRHRNILTDTTLVVGNVHLRAHCAVLVACSGFFYSLYSRRVLLQGRGGSGEQLMTVSLPNTLDPSCVSLLLDFMYTSRLPLTPSIVTGVLTVATYLQMDHVADTCRDFMQLHCRENMSAGHPQLELDSRVSVASVAPKGGDLPNPGPQRLLPARVPAEVGGSLKPGAFPTYQPGSKELKGECESPLTGTPTPSPDSPARSSCQPNSPAESNTCNKNLVSDIKATPDPKACNWKKYKYIVLNPLCAAATVKEEEMEEPQSHTSPVVDRMGSTPKATEAWSGEVPGQIDRQGQASCYEGSGRAPPLGPPPSVDHPIVPQTHKEGAAPPGTIFQNLPPTDSEAAQHSIKRENYYVPYCYSGNLQGTKTVSSGDKPYRCNVCSAQFNRPANLKTHSRIHSGEKPYRCDTCGARFVQVAHLRAHVLIHTGEKPYPCNTCGTRFRHLQTLKSHLRIHTGEKPYTCEKCDLHFRHKSQLRLHLRQKHGAVTNTKIRYKVLTEPYPPILQAC
- the slc16a13 gene encoding monocarboxylate transporter 13 isoform X2, whose translation is MTNLKPKAESEREVDADEGPDGGWGWVLVAALFVSTSLVFGLMRSLGIFFVEFVQYFDESAQAISWISSTGLAAQQFFSPLGAALCNAYDARLVVMTGGCLAGLGLILASQATCLIHLYLTMGLISGLGWGLVFTPMVATVMANFTRRRTLALGLGFSSIGLSSFAFNPLFQLLVEMYAWRGALLILGGLSLNIVPCGALIRPQRRSKARAKVDSESRSRSAVLHRVSNYLELPLLCERPYITYTLAITLLNVGYFVPYFHLVAHSRQAGFSEYQAAFVMSAAGATDILGRIVSGWFSDLGHFRLIHLLTMWTTLAGVFIMLLPVSSLSGSYTALMVISLLYGFCSGALTSLVFAVVPMIVGVERMMGGLGLLQLIESGAGLLGTPLSGLLKDITGNYVASFLVAGGFVVLGTLILATLPNYFSCTEPTSPQRCSLDDKEEGLPPELEKMHSSPSDTNRKGVNDLTGEVTNSRLPEDTVT
- the slc16a13 gene encoding monocarboxylate transporter 13 isoform X1, translating into MTACDKSLSGMTNLKPKAESEREVDADEGPDGGWGWVLVAALFVSTSLVFGLMRSLGIFFVEFVQYFDESAQAISWISSTGLAAQQFFSPLGAALCNAYDARLVVMTGGCLAGLGLILASQATCLIHLYLTMGLISGLGWGLVFTPMVATVMANFTRRRTLALGLGFSSIGLSSFAFNPLFQLLVEMYAWRGALLILGGLSLNIVPCGALIRPQRRSKARAKVDSESRSRSAVLHRVSNYLELPLLCERPYITYTLAITLLNVGYFVPYFHLVAHSRQAGFSEYQAAFVMSAAGATDILGRIVSGWFSDLGHFRLIHLLTMWTTLAGVFIMLLPVSSLSGSYTALMVISLLYGFCSGALTSLVFAVVPMIVGVERMMGGLGLLQLIESGAGLLGTPLSGLLKDITGNYVASFLVAGGFVVLGTLILATLPNYFSCTEPTSPQRCSLDDKEEGLPPELEKMHSSPSDTNRKGVNDLTGEVTNSRLPEDTVT